Proteins encoded by one window of Actinomycetota bacterium:
- the rplI gene encoding 50S ribosomal protein L9, which yields MMQAILIEDVKGLGHAGSVVNVARGYMRNYLEPRGLAESATPARIAEVQRTHEQRAAAREKKLAEDRELVDLLGRTILTLKAKAGGDGRLFGSITSGDVSDAIFEARDVRIDRRHITVDPPIRTTGTYEVPVDLGEAGVAEVKTIVSPLLDE from the coding sequence CTGATGCAGGCGATCCTCATCGAAGACGTCAAGGGCCTCGGCCACGCCGGGTCCGTGGTCAACGTGGCGCGTGGCTACATGCGCAACTACCTCGAGCCCCGCGGGCTGGCCGAGTCGGCCACCCCGGCGCGCATCGCCGAGGTGCAGCGCACCCATGAGCAGCGCGCGGCCGCCCGCGAGAAGAAGCTCGCGGAGGACCGCGAGCTGGTCGACCTGCTCGGCCGCACGATCCTCACGCTCAAGGCCAAGGCCGGGGGCGACGGCCGCCTGTTCGGGTCCATCACCTCGGGTGACGTCTCCGACGCCATCTTCGAGGCGCGCGATGTGCGCATCGACCGGCGCCACATCACGGTCGACCCGCCCATCCGCACCACGGGCACCTACGAGGTTCCGGTCGACCTCGGCGAGGCCGGCGTGGCGGAGGTCAAGACGATCGTCTCCCCGCTGCTCGACGAATGA
- the dnaB gene encoding replicative DNA helicase: MSSEAGAVARRQAAPPAPVGGGHIPPPQNVEAEELLLASLIDGSQNNIAEAMALVSHEDFYREGHRRIFTAITELFGVCEPIEPITVIEQLTKTGDLDMAGGRDAVLDLMTTPYIAASYRSYAEIVRDTATQRRLLQVGQEIEVLVAEREGETTDMVQRAEDLIYDLSQKRTRGDFVGTDALVMSSMERLVAASEHGSEVTGLPTGFEDLDRLTGGFRASNLIVIAARPSMGKTALALCMAEHVALTEEQTVAIFSLEMSGEELTQRMLCSVAMVDASRMRSGRLSADDWPRVSQAADRLSKAPIFIDDSEGMTVTEMRTKARRLKAREGLGLVVVDYIQLMEGSPLLRRRDENRVQEISAISRGLKMMARDLDVPIIVVSQLNRSPDARTDKRPLLSDLRESGAIEQDADMVLLIYRDDYYETDSESKGIAEVNVAKHRNGPTDRVKLAFMGTYAKFGSLASDHDGR, from the coding sequence ATGAGCTCTGAGGCCGGAGCGGTCGCCCGCCGTCAGGCGGCGCCTCCCGCACCGGTTGGCGGCGGGCACATTCCCCCGCCCCAGAACGTCGAGGCCGAAGAGCTGCTGCTGGCCTCGCTCATCGATGGCTCGCAGAACAACATCGCCGAGGCCATGGCGCTCGTCTCGCACGAGGACTTCTACCGCGAGGGCCACCGGCGCATCTTCACTGCAATCACCGAGCTCTTCGGCGTGTGCGAGCCCATCGAGCCCATCACGGTGATCGAGCAGCTCACCAAGACGGGCGACCTCGACATGGCGGGCGGGCGCGACGCCGTGCTCGACCTCATGACCACGCCCTACATCGCGGCGTCGTACCGCTCGTACGCCGAGATCGTCCGCGACACCGCCACCCAGCGGCGGCTGCTGCAGGTGGGCCAGGAGATCGAGGTGCTGGTGGCCGAGCGCGAGGGCGAGACCACCGACATGGTGCAGCGCGCCGAGGACCTCATCTACGACCTCTCGCAGAAGCGCACGCGCGGCGACTTCGTGGGCACCGACGCCCTGGTCATGAGCAGCATGGAGCGCCTGGTGGCCGCCAGCGAGCACGGCTCCGAAGTCACGGGTCTCCCCACCGGCTTCGAGGACCTCGACCGCCTCACCGGCGGGTTCCGGGCGTCGAACCTCATCGTCATCGCCGCGCGGCCCTCCATGGGCAAGACGGCCCTGGCGCTGTGCATGGCCGAGCACGTGGCCCTCACCGAGGAGCAGACCGTCGCCATCTTCAGCCTCGAGATGAGCGGCGAGGAGCTCACCCAGCGCATGCTGTGCTCGGTGGCCATGGTGGATGCCTCGCGCATGCGCAGCGGGCGGCTGTCGGCCGACGACTGGCCGCGGGTGAGCCAGGCCGCCGACCGGCTGTCGAAGGCGCCGATCTTCATCGACGACTCCGAGGGCATGACCGTCACCGAGATGCGCACCAAGGCCCGCCGCCTCAAGGCGCGCGAGGGCCTGGGCCTGGTGGTGGTCGACTACATCCAGCTCATGGAGGGCTCTCCCCTCCTGCGCCGGCGCGATGAGAACCGCGTGCAGGAGATCTCGGCCATCTCGCGTGGCCTCAAGATGATGGCCCGCGACCTGGACGTGCCCATCATCGTGGTGTCGCAGCTCAACCGATCGCCCGACGCCCGCACCGACAAGCGCCCCTTGCTCTCCGACCTTCGCGAGTCGGGCGCCATCGAGCAGGACGCCGACATGGTGCTGCTCATCTACCGCGACGACTACTACGAGACCGATAGCGAGAGCAAGGGCATCGCCGAGGTCAACGTGGCCAAGCACCGAAACGGTCCCACCGACCGCGTGAAGCTCGCCTTCATGGGCACGTACGCCAAGTTCGGCAGCCTGGCGTCAGACCACGACGGGCGGTAG
- a CDS encoding adenylosuccinate synthase, with protein MPATVVIGAQWGDEGKGKVVDLLAERSDVVARYQGGNNAGHTIVAGDQSYALHLIPSGILYPDTLCIIGNGVVVDPFVLVKELDQLENRSVDTSNLRISGAAHLIMPYHVQLDTQSEIRLGKLSIGTTRRGIGPAYMDKAARIGIRVQDLLDPSILRRKVAIALEWKNETLEKIYGEPPLDADAVVDEVLAVAPRIQPYIADTSLILDTAIRDGQTVLFEGAQGTLLDIDHGTYPFVTSSNPTAGAACTGTGVGPTRIDHVLGITKAYTTRVGEGPFPTEIDDAAARHMAEVGHEVGTTTGRARRCGWLDLVALRYAVRVSGMTQLGLTKLDVLSGLSEVKLCTAYTKPDGTETADFPWHQSDFHGCTPVYEALEGWDDDIVGVTSLDDLPPRAKAYVERIAQFTGVPITLIGTGQGRHEVIDAVEL; from the coding sequence ATGCCGGCGACGGTGGTGATCGGCGCCCAGTGGGGCGATGAGGGCAAGGGCAAGGTGGTGGACCTGCTCGCCGAGCGCAGCGACGTGGTCGCGCGCTACCAGGGCGGCAACAACGCGGGGCACACGATCGTGGCCGGCGACCAGAGCTACGCGCTGCACCTGATCCCCAGCGGAATCCTCTACCCCGACACGCTGTGCATCATCGGCAACGGGGTGGTGGTGGATCCCTTCGTGCTCGTCAAGGAACTCGACCAGCTCGAGAATCGCAGCGTGGACACCTCGAACCTGCGCATCTCGGGCGCCGCGCACCTGATCATGCCGTACCACGTGCAGCTGGACACCCAGAGCGAGATCCGCCTGGGCAAGCTCTCCATCGGCACCACGCGGCGCGGCATCGGGCCCGCGTACATGGACAAGGCCGCGCGCATAGGAATCCGCGTGCAGGATCTTCTCGACCCCAGCATCCTGCGCCGCAAGGTGGCGATCGCGCTGGAGTGGAAGAACGAGACGCTCGAGAAGATCTACGGCGAGCCGCCGCTCGATGCCGATGCCGTGGTGGACGAGGTGCTGGCCGTGGCGCCGCGCATCCAGCCGTACATCGCCGACACCTCGCTGATCCTCGACACCGCGATACGCGATGGCCAGACGGTGCTGTTCGAGGGGGCGCAAGGCACGCTGCTCGACATCGACCACGGCACCTATCCGTTCGTGACCAGCAGCAACCCCACGGCCGGCGCGGCCTGCACCGGAACCGGCGTGGGCCCCACGCGCATCGACCATGTGCTGGGCATCACCAAGGCCTACACCACCCGCGTGGGCGAGGGGCCCTTCCCCACAGAGATCGACGACGCCGCAGCTCGGCACATGGCCGAGGTGGGCCACGAGGTCGGCACCACCACGGGCCGGGCCCGCCGCTGCGGCTGGCTCGACCTGGTGGCGCTGCGCTACGCGGTGCGGGTGAGCGGCATGACGCAGCTCGGGCTCACCAAGCTCGACGTGCTCTCGGGGCTCTCCGAGGTGAAGCTCTGCACGGCCTACACCAAGCCGGACGGCACCGAGACCGCCGACTTCCCCTGGCACCAGAGCGACTTCCACGGGTGCACCCCGGTGTACGAGGCGCTCGAGGGCTGGGACGACGACATCGTGGGTGTCACCAGCCTCGACGACCTACCGCCGCGGGCCAAGGCCTACGTGGAGCGCATCGCCCAGTTCACGGGCGTGCCGATCACCCTCATCGGCACCGGCCAGGGCCGGCACGAGGTGATCGACGCCGTTGAACTTTAG
- a CDS encoding ABC transporter has translation MRPHLDDPRGPYRGGGDSHRDRQPLRRPAPGRCVFAGDAWCRGRGGAVTGDSHHSASVTVTDSPDGLDARLGEARLRAASRRGTVALSGREVRRVTKLWTQTILPPVVTAVLFMAVFGGALGGELRQVSGIQYLWFILPGLLVTTVSGQAFANASTSLYQARNEGYIDDVLSSPLRSAEVVFSYMVGGLYRGWITAAIVGACALPFIPGVDNWALAAVVLVLTGIIFSALGVITGIWADSFDQQAFIAALIITPLALLGGVFYSVETLSEPWRTLTMFDPIYYLVDAERAGVTGLHESAVGLSVLVAAGVAVIVTLWAVRMFRTGRRLRP, from the coding sequence CTGCGACCGCATCTCGATGATCCGCGAGGGCCGTATCGTGGCGGAGGGGACAGTCACCGAGATCGTCAACCGCTTCGGCGGCCCGCGCCTGGAAGATGCGTATTTGCGGGTGATGCGTGGTGCCGGGGCAGAGGTGGTGCCGTGACCGGTGACAGTCACCACTCCGCCTCGGTGACTGTCACCGATTCCCCCGACGGCCTCGACGCACGGCTCGGGGAGGCCCGGCTTCGCGCGGCGTCGCGGCGGGGCACGGTGGCGCTGTCGGGCAGGGAGGTGCGGCGGGTCACCAAGCTCTGGACGCAGACGATCCTGCCGCCGGTGGTCACCGCGGTGCTGTTCATGGCGGTGTTCGGCGGGGCGCTCGGCGGTGAGCTGCGACAGGTGTCCGGCATCCAGTACCTGTGGTTCATCCTGCCCGGCCTGTTGGTGACCACCGTGTCAGGGCAGGCATTTGCCAACGCGTCAACCAGCCTCTACCAGGCACGCAACGAGGGCTATATCGACGATGTGCTCTCCTCACCGCTTCGCAGCGCCGAGGTGGTGTTCTCGTACATGGTGGGCGGGCTCTATCGGGGGTGGATCACCGCGGCCATCGTGGGCGCCTGCGCCCTGCCGTTCATCCCGGGAGTGGACAACTGGGCGCTGGCGGCGGTGGTGTTGGTGCTCACCGGCATCATCTTCAGCGCCCTGGGCGTGATCACCGGCATCTGGGCCGACTCCTTCGACCAGCAGGCATTCATCGCCGCGCTCATCATCACGCCGCTCGCCCTGCTCGGCGGGGTGTTCTACAGCGTCGAGACCCTCTCCGAGCCTTGGCGCACCCTCACCATGTTCGACCCGATCTACTATCTGGTGGACGCCGAGCGCGCGGGCGTGACCGGCCTGCACGAGAGCGCCGTGGGGCTCTCGGTGCTGGTGGCCGCCGGCGTGGCGGTGATCGTCACGCTCTGGGCCGTGCGCATGTTCCGCACCGGCCGGCGCCTTAGGCCGTAG
- a CDS encoding ABC transporter ATP-binding protein, whose translation MRAVDALDITDLDKVYDDGTKALAGLSLCVPDGGFHGLLGPNGSGKSTLIGIITGLVRGPEGHVRVFGHDAVADPRRARTLVGLAPQEVHLDRFLTAREVLSYHGRYFGMRKTDAVARADELLEAFDLTGKAGTRPHRLSGGMRRRLLIARALVHRPRLAILDEPTAGVDLELRRDLWKYLARLRDEQRTSILLTTHYLEEAEALCDRISMIREGRIVAEGTVTEIVNRFGGPRLEDAYLRVMRGAGAEVVP comes from the coding sequence TTGCGCGCCGTGGACGCCCTCGACATCACCGATCTTGACAAGGTCTACGACGACGGCACGAAGGCCCTCGCGGGCCTGTCGCTGTGCGTTCCCGACGGCGGATTCCACGGCCTGCTGGGCCCTAACGGTTCGGGCAAGAGCACCCTCATCGGCATCATCACCGGGCTGGTGCGCGGGCCGGAGGGGCACGTGCGGGTGTTCGGGCACGACGCCGTGGCCGACCCGCGCCGCGCACGCACCCTCGTGGGGCTCGCCCCGCAGGAGGTCCACCTCGACCGCTTCCTCACCGCGCGCGAGGTGCTGTCCTACCACGGCCGGTACTTCGGCATGCGGAAGACCGATGCCGTGGCCCGGGCCGATGAGCTGCTCGAGGCCTTCGACCTCACGGGCAAGGCCGGCACGCGGCCCCATCGGCTCTCGGGCGGCATGCGCCGCCGGCTGCTCATCGCCCGCGCGCTGGTGCACCGGCCCCGACTGGCGATACTCGATGAGCCCACCGCCGGGGTGGACCTGGAGCTTCGCCGCGACCTCTGGAAGTACCTGGCCCGCCTGCGCGACGAGCAGCGCACGTCGATCCTGCTCACCACGCACTACCTCGAAGAGGCCGAGGCGCTCTGCGACCGCATCTCGATGATCCGCGAGGGCCGTATCGTGGCGGAGGGGACAGTCACCGAGATCGTCAACCGCTTCGGCGGCCCGCGCCTGGAAGATGCGTATTTGCGGGTGATGCGTGGTGCCGGGGCAGAGGTGGTGCCGTGA
- the purD gene encoding phosphoribosylamine--glycine ligase: MARRALVVGSGGREHALVRALGGSGWTVFAAPGNPGIAADADVRPIPASDHAALVALAKDEAIDLVVIGPEAPLVAGLADDLRAAGTAVLGPSQAAAQLEGSKAFAKEIMLAAGVPTGRSETVTSVDGGMKAVADFGLPVAIKADGLAAGKGVVIAHSDAEAREALQSMLDDGVFGDAGRTVVVEEGLTGPEVSLLAISDGTAVARFPAARDYKPIGEGNTGPNTGGMGSVSPVPDIPDTLADQLVDEVHRPVIAEMARRGIPFSGVLYAGIMMTPGGPKVLEFNVRFGDPETQALLPRVGGELGEILLSAASGGLADQPVPMTPEASVAVVLAAANYPGDPRTGDVITGIDQAQATGAEVFQAGTALNAEGELVTGGGRVLAVQALGDTVEDARQAAYAAADLVHFDGMQMRRDIAAGMDT, encoded by the coding sequence GTGGCGCGAAGGGCACTTGTGGTGGGCAGCGGGGGACGCGAGCACGCGCTGGTGCGCGCGCTCGGCGGCAGCGGCTGGACGGTGTTCGCCGCGCCGGGCAACCCGGGAATCGCCGCCGACGCCGACGTGCGGCCCATCCCCGCGAGCGATCACGCCGCGCTCGTTGCGCTGGCAAAGGACGAGGCCATCGACCTGGTGGTGATCGGGCCGGAGGCGCCGCTGGTGGCGGGGCTGGCCGACGACCTGCGCGCCGCCGGCACGGCGGTGCTGGGGCCGTCGCAGGCCGCCGCGCAGCTGGAGGGCAGCAAGGCCTTCGCCAAGGAGATCATGCTGGCGGCGGGCGTGCCGACCGGACGCAGCGAGACCGTCACCAGCGTGGATGGCGGCATGAAGGCCGTGGCCGACTTCGGGCTGCCGGTGGCCATCAAGGCCGATGGCCTGGCCGCCGGCAAGGGCGTGGTCATCGCGCACAGCGATGCCGAGGCCCGCGAGGCGCTCCAGTCGATGCTCGACGACGGCGTGTTCGGCGACGCCGGCCGCACCGTGGTGGTGGAGGAGGGGCTCACGGGCCCCGAGGTGTCGCTGCTGGCGATCAGCGACGGCACCGCCGTGGCCCGCTTCCCGGCCGCCCGCGACTACAAGCCCATCGGCGAGGGCAACACCGGGCCCAACACCGGCGGCATGGGGTCGGTATCCCCCGTGCCCGACATCCCCGACACCTTGGCCGACCAACTGGTGGACGAGGTGCACCGCCCGGTGATCGCCGAGATGGCGCGCCGGGGCATCCCGTTCAGCGGGGTGCTCTACGCCGGCATCATGATGACCCCGGGCGGGCCCAAGGTGCTGGAGTTCAACGTGCGCTTCGGCGACCCCGAGACCCAGGCGCTGCTGCCCCGGGTGGGCGGCGAGCTGGGCGAGATCCTGCTCTCCGCCGCCAGCGGCGGGCTGGCCGACCAGCCGGTGCCCATGACGCCCGAGGCATCGGTGGCCGTAGTGCTCGCGGCGGCCAACTACCCGGGCGACCCGCGCACGGGCGACGTGATCACCGGCATCGACCAGGCGCAGGCCACGGGCGCCGAGGTGTTCCAGGCCGGCACGGCGCTGAATGCCGAGGGCGAGCTGGTGACGGGCGGCGGCCGCGTACTGGCCGTGCAGGCACTGGGCGATACCGTGGAGGACGCCCGCCAGGCCGCCTATGCCGCCGCCGACCTCGTCCACTTCGACGGCATGCAGATGCGGCGCGACATCGCCGCGGGGATGGATACCTAG
- a CDS encoding addiction module toxin, HicA family, protein MPRTYGRVRQALRDAGWRVVRQKGSHRFRVSPDGTRAVSVAGKDSDTMVAGTLASTRRRTGLEDLR, encoded by the coding sequence ATGCCGAGGACCTACGGAAGGGTCCGCCAGGCGCTGAGGGACGCCGGATGGAGAGTGGTTCGCCAGAAGGGATCGCACCGGTTCCGGGTGAGCCCCGACGGCACGCGCGCGGTGTCCGTCGCGGGCAAGGACTCCGATACCATGGTTGCGGGAACGTTGGCCTCAACCCGTCGCCGGACGGGCCTGGAGGATCTCAGGTGA
- a CDS encoding type II toxin-antitoxin system HicB family antitoxin produces the protein MNSYLVVCERAEDGGWGAFLPDIDGVVALGRTREEVEDGMHVALGAYLDWLKERGETAPAPSSCEVGFIAA, from the coding sequence GTGAACAGCTATCTCGTTGTCTGTGAGCGCGCGGAGGACGGCGGTTGGGGCGCGTTCCTGCCCGACATCGATGGCGTCGTCGCACTCGGTCGCACCCGGGAAGAGGTTGAGGACGGGATGCACGTGGCGCTGGGCGCGTACCTTGACTGGCTGAAGGAACGCGGAGAGACGGCGCCGGCGCCGAGCAGTTGCGAAGTGGGCTTCATCGCCGCATAG